In one Bradyrhizobium cosmicum genomic region, the following are encoded:
- a CDS encoding L,D-transpeptidase family protein → MRDCLNHRAGFDRVLMTVAATFLTVSASSALAQDQPRSSAAELAIEAAIPRPEPANVAPPTAADIKLDSTATVQDSTKEPTKEPVKAEAAPAPAKVETKPADVATTPAPEAQPAKADTATTTPAAPAAPATAAAPAAEPVKAASNVPAADQPVADKLKDIIGAKTSRHFDRKNERAAVEKFYGARDFAPVWTQAGSLTAAAKGVIARLKDAASDGLNPADYPVPDFAAATNPDALADAELKLTASMFDYARQAQSGRMHWSQVSGDILYPEHPVDPNEVLAKITTATDASAALDSYNPPHKLYKELKAKLAELRGQGNGPVIEIADGPALKYTPAGKKQAEIVVEDPRVPQLRAKLGLAENASDTRYDATVAEAVRKFQNSAELKATGILDDKTVKAINTPKRDKQIDVVLVNMERWRWLPRDLGVPSLGDAYVILNIPDYTLKVMQRGQQVWTTRVVTGKPGTHATPLLTETMKYITVNPTWNVPPSIVYNEYLPALQQDPTVLQRMGLKLEQNRDGSVHISQPPGEANALGRIRFNFPNKFLVYQHDTPDKNLFARDERAFSHGCMRVQNPDQYASVLLGIAMPNEKYTPERIRSMYGKSEIDLKFPTPIPVNITYQTAFVDDGGKLQFRKDVYGRDATMINILKNSRGKDLENIVAHSQPSYSRPATTLPNGVAVANNNGGSSGLNFFERLFGAPTPPPAPVGRRPQQQRVFTR, encoded by the coding sequence ATGCGTGACTGTTTGAACCACCGTGCAGGCTTTGACCGCGTCTTGATGACGGTCGCGGCAACCTTCCTCACGGTATCGGCCAGCTCGGCCCTGGCGCAGGATCAGCCGCGCAGCAGCGCCGCCGAACTCGCGATCGAAGCCGCGATCCCGCGCCCTGAGCCGGCAAACGTCGCCCCCCCGACCGCAGCAGACATCAAGCTCGACAGCACCGCCACGGTGCAGGACTCCACGAAGGAGCCGACCAAGGAACCCGTGAAGGCCGAAGCCGCACCGGCACCTGCCAAGGTCGAGACTAAGCCCGCCGATGTCGCCACCACGCCCGCGCCTGAAGCGCAGCCCGCCAAGGCCGATACTGCGACCACAACGCCGGCCGCTCCGGCAGCACCCGCCACAGCTGCGGCTCCGGCCGCCGAGCCGGTGAAGGCCGCGAGCAACGTGCCCGCCGCCGACCAGCCGGTCGCCGACAAGCTCAAGGACATCATCGGCGCCAAGACCTCGCGTCATTTCGACCGCAAGAACGAGCGCGCAGCCGTGGAGAAGTTCTACGGCGCACGTGACTTCGCACCGGTCTGGACGCAAGCCGGCAGCCTGACCGCTGCGGCCAAGGGCGTGATTGCGCGACTGAAGGATGCCGCGTCCGACGGCCTCAATCCGGCCGACTATCCGGTGCCGGATTTCGCCGCCGCCACTAATCCCGATGCGCTCGCCGATGCCGAGCTGAAGCTCACCGCCAGCATGTTCGACTATGCACGCCAGGCCCAGAGCGGCCGCATGCACTGGTCCCAGGTCAGCGGCGACATCCTCTATCCCGAGCATCCGGTCGATCCGAACGAGGTGCTCGCCAAGATCACGACCGCGACCGACGCCTCCGCTGCGCTCGACAGCTACAACCCGCCGCACAAGCTCTACAAGGAGCTGAAAGCCAAGCTCGCGGAGCTCCGCGGCCAGGGCAATGGCCCGGTGATCGAGATCGCTGATGGTCCGGCGCTGAAATACACCCCAGCCGGCAAGAAGCAGGCTGAAATCGTCGTCGAAGATCCGCGCGTGCCGCAGCTCCGCGCCAAGCTCGGTCTCGCCGAGAACGCCAGCGACACCCGCTATGACGCGACGGTCGCCGAAGCCGTGCGCAAGTTCCAGAACAGCGCCGAGCTGAAGGCGACCGGCATCCTCGACGACAAGACCGTCAAGGCGATCAACACCCCGAAGCGCGACAAGCAGATCGACGTGGTGCTGGTGAACATGGAGCGCTGGCGCTGGCTGCCGCGCGACCTCGGCGTTCCCTCGCTGGGCGACGCCTATGTCATCCTCAACATTCCCGACTACACGCTGAAGGTGATGCAGCGCGGCCAGCAGGTCTGGACCACCCGCGTCGTCACCGGCAAGCCGGGTACGCATGCGACCCCGCTGCTCACCGAGACGATGAAGTACATCACGGTCAACCCGACCTGGAACGTGCCGCCGTCGATCGTCTACAACGAATATCTGCCGGCACTTCAGCAGGACCCGACCGTGCTCCAGCGCATGGGCCTCAAGCTCGAACAGAACCGCGACGGCTCGGTGCACATCTCCCAGCCGCCCGGTGAAGCCAACGCGCTCGGCCGCATCCGCTTCAACTTCCCGAACAAGTTCCTGGTCTATCAGCACGACACGCCGGACAAGAACCTGTTTGCCCGGGACGAGCGCGCCTTCAGCCACGGCTGCATGCGGGTGCAGAACCCGGATCAGTACGCCTCGGTTCTGCTCGGCATAGCAATGCCGAACGAGAAGTACACGCCGGAGCGCATCCGCAGCATGTACGGCAAGAGCGAGATCGACCTGAAATTCCCAACCCCGATCCCGGTTAACATCACCTATCAGACCGCGTTCGTGGATGATGGCGGCAAGCTGCAATTCCGCAAGGACGTCTATGGCCGCGACGCGACCATGATCAACATCCTGAAGAACAGCCGCGGCAAGGACCTCGAGAACATAGTGGCCCACTCGCAGCCGAGCTATTCGCGCCCGGCGACGACGCTGCCGAACGGTGTGGCGGTGGCCAACAACAATGGTGGCTCGTCCGGCCTCAATTTCTTCGAGCGGCTGTTCGGGGCCCCGACCCCGCCGCCGGCTCCGGTCGGCCGCCGTCCGCAGCAACAGCGAGTATTCACCCGCTGA